A DNA window from Arachis duranensis cultivar V14167 chromosome 3, aradu.V14167.gnm2.J7QH, whole genome shotgun sequence contains the following coding sequences:
- the LOC107479710 gene encoding F-box protein SKIP8, with amino-acid sequence MEISSVTVLSEPFLIAVTVTALCFFLAIFSLLRSSSLSSPLSKFAPFHSKNHRDSGCSCNGTVSPSDSAPYLNGGAAQMLDPTPPVPAPVAPAVLAERRTGSSSMMEELVPEITTHALSYLDYPSLCRLSMTNSLMRKAANDDNAWKALYHKDFTLEQDTITPSNGWKAYYAATRAIVNINTEFFNIVRDKSLQSMSRFWLNADYVKCIHASGELFSGYNAVMQSWQIMFNWEQGLNFQVRDVRARVLTDMAWVTMKTYVDMDTGPFNVTNVFESHNGRWYMVHHHSSVMNGEVEQHIVHG; translated from the exons ATGGAGATTTCCTCTGTCACTGTATTGTCGGAGCCATTCCTCATCGCCGTTACTGTAACCGCTCTCTGCTTCTTCCTCGCCATCTTCTCACTCCTCAGAtcatcctctctctcttctcccctCTCCAAATTCGCACCTTTTCATTCCAAGAACCACCGCGATTCTGGCTGCTCCTGCAACGGTACCGTTTCGCCCTCCGATTCCGCCCCCTACTTGAACGGCGGCGCCGCCCAAATGCTCGACCCCACTCCTCCCGTCCCAGCTCCCGTTGCCCCGGCGGTGCTGGCGGAGCGGCGCACAGGGTCGTCGTCGATGATGGAGGAATTGGTTCCGGAGATTACGACTCATGCCCTCAGTTATTTGGATTATCCAAGCTTGTGTCGTCTTTCTATGACCAATTCTTTGATGCGAAAGGCTGCCAACGATGACAATGCCTGGAAGGCCCTCTATCACAAG gACTTCACATTGGAACAAGATACTATTACACCAAGTAATGGGTGGAAGGCATACTATGCTGCAACAAGAGCAATTGTGAATATTAATACAGAATTCTTCAACATTGTAAGAGATAAGTCTCTTCAATCAATGAGTCGTTTTTGGCTAAACGCAGATTACGTGAAGTGCATTCATGCCTCAGGAGAACTCTTTTCAGG GTATAACGCGGTAATGCAGAGTTGGCAAATTATGTTCAACTGGGAGCAAGGATTAAACTTTCAGGTTCGGGATGTACGTGCTCGGGTCTTGACGGACATGGCTTGGGTCACCATGAAAACATATGTTGACATGGATACCGGACCATTTAATGTTACCAATGTCTTTGAGTCCCACAATGGACGGTGGTATATGGTTCATCATCACAGTTCTGTGATGAACGGTGAGGTGGAGCAACATATTGTGCATGGATAA
- the LOC107479711 gene encoding uncharacterized protein LOC107479711, which translates to MNIALFSVPSSLPLPIQPHARLNKHNTSCQTISYHLSSKSFVALCSPSPSSSSCSSSVVGVPDESGYGTTQSGGCKACGREEIQKGCNGEGRMQGGIATVPGFGWWPIKAYRPCPGFVASGGRYRRYGQSMDEVAFGRGPTPSSSPTDSNPISNKKQDPKKSKR; encoded by the exons ATGAATATAGCTCTTTTCTCGGTTCCATCTTCTCTCCCTCTTCCTATTCAGCCTCATGCCCGATTGAACAAGCATAATACCTCATGTCAAACAATCTCTTACCATCTTTCTTCTAAGTCATTTGTTGCTCTGTGCTCGCCTTCACcgagttcttcttcttgttcttcttcagtGGTTGGGGTTCCTGATGAATCTGGATACGGCACCACACAGAG CGGGGGTTGTAAGGCATGTGGAAGAGAAGAGATACAGAAAGGGTGCAACGGTGAAGGAAGGATGCAGGGTGGGATTGCCACTGTTCCTGGATTTGGTTGGTGGCCCATTAAAGCTTATAGACCATGCCCGGGTTTCGTGGCCTCCGGTGGTCGCTATCGCCGATACGGACAAAGCATGGACGAGGTTGCCTTCGGCCGTGGCCCTACCCCCTCTTCCTCTCCCACCGACTCCAACCCGATAAG CAACAAGAAGCAAGACCCCAAGAAATCAAAGAGATAA